The Ovis canadensis isolate MfBH-ARS-UI-01 breed Bighorn chromosome 13, ARS-UI_OviCan_v2, whole genome shotgun sequence genome includes a region encoding these proteins:
- the LOC138417522 gene encoding prostaglandin F synthase 1-like, giving the protein MDPTRQKVKLNDGHFIPVLGFGTYAPEEVAEKEALEFTPFAIEVGFRRIDCAHFYQNEEQVGQAIQRKIADGTVKREDIFCTSKLWCTSFRPELVRPALERSLKNLQLDYVDLYIIHFPLALKPGKELLPKDENGKLIFDSVDLCHTWEALEKCKDAGLTKSIGVSNFNHKQLEKILNKPGLKCKPVCNQVECHPYLNQRKLLDFCKSHEIVLVAYAALGSQRVKEWVNPNHPVLLEDPVLSAIAQKHKKTAALVALRYQIQRGVVVLAKGNNKKWIKENMQVFEFELTPEDVKAIDGLNRNIRYYEFQPWTLYH; this is encoded by the exons ATGGATCCCACACGACAGAAGGTGAAACTTAATGATGGCCACTTCATTCCTGTCCTGGGATTTGGAACCTATGCACCTGAAGAG GTTGCTGAGAAGGAAGCTCTGGAATTCACCCCATTCGCTATAGAGGTTGGGTTCCGCCGTATTGACTGTGCTCATTTTTACCAAAATGAAGAGCAGGTTGGACAGGCCATTCAAAGGAAGATTGCAGATGGTACTGTGAAGAGAGAAGACATATTCTGCACTTCAAAG CTTTGGTGCACATCCTTTCGACCAGAGTTGGTCCGACCAGCCTTGGAAAGGTCACTGAAAAATCTTCAACTGGACTATGTTGATCTCTATATTATTCATTTTCCACTGGCTCTGAAG CCAGGGAAGGAATTACTTCCaaaagatgaaaatggaaaactgATATTTGACTCAGTGGATCTCTGTCACACGTGGGAG gccctggagaaATGTAAGGATGCAGGGCTGACCAAGTCCATCGGGGTGTCCAACTTCAACCACAAGCAGCTGGAGAAGATCCTGAACAAGCCGGGGCTCAAGTGCAAGCCTGTCTGCAACCAG GTGGAATGTCACCCTTATCTCAACCAGAGGAAACTGTTGGATTTCTGCAAGTCACATGAAATTGTTCTTGTTGCCTATGCTGCTCTGGGATCCCAACGAGTAAAAGAATG GGTGAACCCAAACCACCCTGTTCTCCTGGAGGACCCGGTTCTCTCTGCCATTGCCCAAAAGCACAAGAAAACGGCAGCTCTGGTTGCCCTTCGCTACCAGATACAACGTGGGGTTGTGGTTCTGGCCAAAGGTAACAACAAGAAGTGGATCAAAGAGAACATGCAG gTGTTTGAGTTTGAACTGACTCCAGAAGACGTGAAAGCAATTGATGGCCTCAACAGAAATATAAGATATTATGAATTTCAACC GTggaccctttaccactga
- the LOC138417521 gene encoding prostaglandin F synthase 1-like isoform X2: MGDPGEDAGLTKSIGVSNFNHKQLKKILNKPGLKYKPICNQVECHPYLSQRKLLDFCKSHDIVLVAYAALGSQRLKEWVNLGLPVLLEDPVLCPVAKKHKQTPALVALLYQTQRGVVVLAKSYNKKRIKENIQVLDFELTPEDMKATNGINRNIRYYEFLP, translated from the exons ATGGGAG ACCCTGGAGAAGATGCAGGGCTGACCAAGTCCATCGGGGTGTCCAACTTCAACCACAAGCAGCTGAAGAAGATCCTGAACAAGCCAGGGCTCAAGTACAAGCCCATCTGCAACCAG GTGGAATGTCACCCTTATCTCAGCCAGAGGAAACTGTTGGATTTCTGCAAGTCACATGATATCGTTCTTGTTGCCTATGCTGCTCTGGGATCCCAACGACTAAAAGAATG gGTGAACCTGGGCCTGCCCGTTCTCTTGGAGGACCCAGTTCTTTGCCCCGTTGCCAAAAAGCACAAGCAGACCCCAGCTCTGGTTGCCCTTCTTTACCAGACACAACGTGGGGTTGTGGTTCTGGCCAAAAGTTACAACAAGAAGCGGATCAAAGAGAACATACAG gTGCTTGACTTTGAACTGACTCcagaagacatgaaagcaaccaatGGCATCAATAGAAACATAAGATATTACGAATTTCTACCATAA
- the LOC138417521 gene encoding dihydrodiol dehydrogenase 3-like isoform X1, whose translation MGDPGEDAGLTKSIGVSNFNHKQLKKILNKPGLKYKPICNQVECHPYLSQRKLLDFCKSHDIVLVAYAALGSQRLKEWVNLGLPVLLEDPVLCPVAKKHKQTPALVALLYQTQRGVVVLAKSYNKKRIKENIQVMSWAVARGVLRNILHEGHSLSLKTFLESRQVTSSSPCMNVLCVFLVIFSS comes from the exons ATGGGAG ACCCTGGAGAAGATGCAGGGCTGACCAAGTCCATCGGGGTGTCCAACTTCAACCACAAGCAGCTGAAGAAGATCCTGAACAAGCCAGGGCTCAAGTACAAGCCCATCTGCAACCAG GTGGAATGTCACCCTTATCTCAGCCAGAGGAAACTGTTGGATTTCTGCAAGTCACATGATATCGTTCTTGTTGCCTATGCTGCTCTGGGATCCCAACGACTAAAAGAATG gGTGAACCTGGGCCTGCCCGTTCTCTTGGAGGACCCAGTTCTTTGCCCCGTTGCCAAAAAGCACAAGCAGACCCCAGCTCTGGTTGCCCTTCTTTACCAGACACAACGTGGGGTTGTGGTTCTGGCCAAAAGTTACAACAAGAAGCGGATCAAAGAGAACATACAGGTGATGAGTTGGGCTGTAGCCAGAGGGGTCCTAAGGAACATCCTTCACGAGGGTCATTCTTTGTCTCTCAAGACTTTCCTTGAATCAAGACAAGTTACCAGTTCTTCCCCATGCAtgaatgtgttgtgtgtgttcctGGTGATTTTCTCCTCCTGA